The Biomphalaria glabrata chromosome 17, xgBioGlab47.1, whole genome shotgun sequence genome segment AACACTCATTGTACATTCAATAGACATAGAATAACAGCCAAAGCTTCACCACACAAAATGAaaaatgttaaagaaataatttaataggCCACACAACTACAATGTAAAATATAGAAAcgaaatcacaaaaaaaaaaaaaaaaagtttcaagtcCAACTGACCAGTTCCACAGATTCTTTAACGACATGACAAACTTCTGTGTCTTGATCATCAAGTAAACTCTGGGGCACTTCACCAAACCAACCATCCTCATCTACTGTCAAAGTTTAAGAAGTTTAAAGTAATGTAAaggatataaaacaaaatgtgttagCTAAACAAAGTTCatacacctttttaaaaaaaaaattccatacaTGAAAATCAAATTCTTACTACTAAAACTAAGAAATCAACtttcaagaattaaaaaaaacaacatattaaatctcatttaaaaagaacatgTACAGCACAAGTAAGAACAACACACTTGGAGTCATATgtaggaaaacaaaaatcaagAAAGAATCGATTGAAAACCTTAAATAACAATTTCAAAGTCTAagtatttactaaaaaaaaataaatatgcgaATCTGCTACCTAAACAGTTATAAAATATGACACTTGCAGTGATTTCAGATTAAATTGATTCATCTTTGAGAAAGgaaaaattttaagaaatttattaaaattttgataaagagaaaaaaaaaatgagtgacTTATAAATttccttgtgtgtgtgtgtgtttggggggttacacaattttatataaacttttttttcattttcatacaCTGGCTTTCAGTTTTCCATTTTGCATATGAAGTTAGAAAGAGCAAAATTTAACAGTATGAATCCATAGAGAAACTTTTCTATGATTTCagtttaaaaacatctttaaatgtgacattaaaaaaatagacctTCTAACAATATACCCTCATCATCTCTAAGATCTCTTCAAGACCAAAATTATTCaaagatgaaattattttttgctGTGATTAAACACGACCCAATGAAAAATATTCCCAAGAAATTTAAgctcttggaaaaaaaaaaacaataaaaaaaaaacactagtcatgtaataaaaaaaaaatcaatgcaattaaaatgattgaaaacTATCTACCTGGAGTATTTTGAGTCAGGGGCACAAGTTTCACAGGTCGACCCAGAAATACGTGAAGATCAATAAAGTGTGCCATTTCATCTGCAGCAATCAGAGAATATGCAATACCACTACGTCCAGCTCGAGCCACACGACCTGttgatacatatttttaaaagataggAATGGTATAATGTGTGCCGTTTTAGATTCCCAAGCTGCAGCGAATTGAGAACAACATTGCACAAATAGTCATATGAAAAACAAGACATGATATTCCTTTACTGCTCTCTTGCACACACTGCAAAAATCGACTACAAGGCGGCCCCACTTTGTTGTCAAAGACTCTATGAAAAGAAATGTTCTTGTACCTTGGcaaactgattactccatatgttcCTCAGAGAGCCCTGACTTCTAGCCGTGTCACATTTCTCTCTCAAAAGTTACAGTTTGCAGGCTTTTCAGTGCATAAATCAAACGTTTGGaaccccattgatctcagacagacaacatgcttcaaacattaagacctatttCCTCAAAAcctttttagattagtttaccATTTTAACTGTAGTGTTTATGTTTATTATGTTATCATAGtatacattatgtttgttaactgTGAATAAAACCTGCCCAACGGAATAACATACCAAGAAATAAGTATGAAATATGAACAGCAGGACCCTGTATTTTAGGGATGTCTTGGTCAATGCCTTACACTGACTTACCTACTCTGTGAACAAACAGTTTGGGCTTTGCAGGGAAGTGGAAGTTGATGACATTATCCAGCAGTGGAACATCTATACCTCTAGCTGCCAAGTCTGTCACGATCAACACCTTGCATTTACCGAGAGAGAACTTAGCAGCATTGATCTTTCTTGCGGCTGGATCTAAAGAACTGTAAATGTAGGTCACACTTAGTCCACACAGAGTTAGAAGCTGAGGAACAAGATTGAAACTACAGGTTAtgagttattttaaaatatatcggctacttattttttattatttaaaaataatatgtacatGCCTGCAATTAAAAATGTGACCTATTCTAAGAATCTTATattaacatttctttatttcagtttaagaaaatttattgtaaaaatttaaaaaatccaatgAACTTTTAATGTCTTTTGTGCATAATCTAATTCTCAAGCTATTGTTAATCCTCAAAATAAATCAaggcactttaaaaaaaaaagtactttattaatgttttttttttaaatctcaatgttttattgcaattattagattgaaacatagtttaaaatatattaaaacatagTTTTTAGAAATGGTGAAAGAGGGATACTTTTATTCCATGTTCATTACCAAGTGAAGGAATTCTACATGATGCTTGGTAGCAGCAAAGACAACTGTTTGCTCATTTGGTTTGATGATGTGTTTTAGAAGATACAACAGCAACGCACACTTGTCTGAGTCACGACATGAGAAAAACGACAGCTGAGGAAACATCATTTAATCTTTGACAttgtaattataataaaatggctgttttttttcatttataataaatgtgGCTTTTGCTTTAagataaaactaaaagtataattttaaaaaatccttaatGTGAACAGTTAGTTTCaataacatttcttttgttttcaatgtgaAATTCTCAGAACTAAGAATGTCCTGACCTGgttctttatttgtttagcaATTAGTGACATAATTAGAATGATTCAAAAGATCTGGCCAATAGTACAAATGATTCAGTTAAATTatagaaatttatatttttttcccccaatagGGCAAAGATCCTATTACTTTTGTGCTGTCTGCCTCACTATCTGTAATGTTTGTATCCCAAAAAACAGCTCTATCGAATAAAACATTTCGAAATAGGTACCAATGCAACATGTGATCTTTAGAAATTTGACCATTTTGTTTTAGTGATTGTtgagaaaagtaaataaaaaaaaaataaataaagatttgtAATGTTACGTATCTGAAAAGTAAACCCTGAGTTATAAGCAAGATTTAAAAAGCTGTTAGTGTTATTCACTTGGCATATGGCTAATTACTCAGAGGACACTGATACGTTTGTGCTTCCCACAAAGCATCTTCATTATCTtcttatatttacatttattcaatTATTCAATTACTAAATAACTATTTATGTATTATAACTTGTGTAAACCAGTTCATTACCTATTCAATCAGTGCTACCTTATGTTGAAAAAGCAGTGCCTATAATTTTACATTATTGAAAAACATTTATAGCCATGGATATTTATACAGCTATAAACTTTAATACGTTTCCTTATTCAAACTGAAACAATTGTTTTTCCTATTATGCCTTACCTAAATACACATTATTAAAGCTCGATTAGGACTTCATTATCACTGCAGTCAATATGAAGAAAGGAAAAAGACAAATGAAAAACATCCATAAATAATTAGCCCTACCTGAAGATTTTCACTAAGTTTAGTGTCAACATCCAGTCGGATCAATGTCGGATCAGTGAGGCCTGCTCTGGCAAACTCTACCAAAGATTTGGGCAGCGTAGCAGAGAACAACAACGTCTGCCTGGAATCTGGTAGCCTATGAATGATTTCTTGTAGCTGGTCTTGAAAACCCATCTCAAAGAGTctaggggaaaaaaattaacacaatCATACAAATATGAAGGTACTTTATTTCAGTCCCACAAAGCACTGCTCCAAGGACTCACCTGTCAGCTTCATCAAACACAATGTACTCCACAGCTTTCAGTTTCATGCCCATCTCAACCAGAACATGAAGCAGACGGCCAGGTGTGGCTATTAAGCTacaaagaggaaaaaaaaaaaggtaaaattgaatttaaataacATGAAAAGTTCTTTTGgttaaaaacaacataaaactatGTTCTATAAGGTCAACAGGACTGACACACCTAATCAGTGAGGGAATCAAATGAAAGTTGGTAGATATATAAGTCATAAATGTATATAcacaaatatacatttattaattgtttactAATAACAACCCTCAGAGTTGCTTTCAATCTTTTAAGGTTGCTAACTAAACATGTTTgtagtaatatttaatgttttgtttagtcttagaaacaaaatatgacTGAAATAGATGGGTGCAAATAAGCTTTATCAAAACTTACATATCAGGATGATCATGTAGTGCTGCAAACTGGTCATCCATCCTTTGAATAAATTAATATGAACATAATTGAATACAATCATTATTAACATATTAACAAAAAGCCAATGAATTATAACAAGATACAACAAAACTAATAGGAATAATTGAGAAGTACTGAATATAAACAGCACAAATAACAATTACCCTAAAGTGGAATATAATGCCagataataaaagaaaagtcaACTTAGAAACACTTGGTGAAGTCATCTTAATAGCCACAATCACAAGGAACATACTAGAAGAAAGCTGTGACAACCATGAAGATGTTGATAGTCCAGTTGAGACGGGCTCTTAATTAAAACTAATGAGTTCTTACATTTCAATGAATTTTACaagttggattttttaaaatagttaacaaacctGTCTCCTCCTAAAATAACAGCCGCCTTCAGTCCAGTAAATTTTCCAATCTGCAATGAATTTAGGTGGATAATCTtgattaaacattattttactaAACAATTTGTGAATATCTCCACATACCAGTCTACAACTtctccatttatttattttggtttgGTTACAATTTTGCAAACAAAGTGTGTTTACTCCATTATAATCAAACTTTACCTCTTTAGCAAACTTCAATGTCTGAAGAGCCAACTCTCTTGTGGGAGATAATATCATTGCACGAATCCCTGAAGTAGAATGAGTTTTAAGTCTCTCAAACATTGGCACAAGAAAAGCTGCAGTCTTGCCACTGCCTGTCCTAGCCATAGCTACAACATCTTTACCCTCTAGAATGACTGGAATggtctgaaataaaaaaaaatcctttcctTAAAGTCAGTGCTAATCCTCCTTTAATCtaccttgtctttataatatttatgGATACCTAATTAGTTTTAACAGTAAGGCAAAATAATATAATGCTATATGATTCTGTGTCAATGTATATATCTTATTtctgtttattatatatattatttctgtttattatatatattatttctgtTTATTAGTTTCTTAAAAATACTGAGAATTATCACAATTAAAGGTACATGTAACATTTTGAGATGTAAGCAATTTTAAGGGTAAACAATGTGTTCTAAAGTAAACAATGACAACTGGCACCTTTCTCTGGATAGGAGTTGGCACTTTGTATCCTCTCCGTAAAACACCCTTTAAAACATGATGAGATAAGCctgtaagaataaaaaaaaaattatttaaaaaattaaaaataaagtgtaGGTGAAATAATTATAACAGCTTCTCCTTCCTGATCAAAGGTGAACACAATCTCAATTCCTATAAACTCAAATATGCCTACGAAGTCCAATCTTTGCCTTGATATGTTGACCGCATACATGACATGGGTAGGTTGGGTCTTGCAGGGTTGCCTGCGTTTgctctgtatttttttaaaatacatttcttttttctttgctgatgactgacctctttgTTTCATAGCTTGAGACACTGATTATCATAGGTCAACATCATAATGGGTGATCAAGGCTAGCATTTCTCAGTCATGAGTGTCAATTATACAATCATTGAGAGAGCTCTTTAGAGAGTCATCATATCTCCTGAGCAGTTTAATAGACAAAGCTTCCCATAAAAAGTTGCTTGGGGAGGTGATTGCCAGGCATGTGGACTTCATGACCAGCCTATCACAGTTGAAACCTTTTCACTGTAGTAAAGATATAATCGTGTTGACTCTATAAAGTAGCAAAGCTGTGTAGTCTTACTCGAACCAAAAATGATACTATAATTGTAATTTGTAGTgtaatagcaaagacaaacagacaaaaaatcttgtgttcccctggcaatcaaatcattaaatagaaactatctgatataaacttttcgcatgtTAATTATGAgtaagtctggtgtgaatgtatattttggttttctataattgtaatgttttgtttggtgtaatgcaaaaattgtaagacaaactTCCTTATggataaagattattattattattattattaaaagaaatcaaaTTGATTGAACcccaagaaaattaaatgaactagttaataaactaaatagatctagtatttactcaataaattattaaaagagaagaaaaaaaaatacccataGACTGGAACCCTCCTGATTTTTTCTTATTCTTGATTGCTGCTAATTTCTTAGCAGAAGCCATTTCACCTTCCGAATCTTCTGATTGGTCTTGTTCCTCATTCTGtacagacaaaataaaaatagtgtatagatctatactagTATACTTTCAAAGCAAAACATTAAAGTTTAAGACATAAATAATCTAACTGAGAActaagaaaaaagcaaaacagcTGAAGAGTGTTACCATTACTATTTATTGACAGTCATGTAGTATTGTAGACTACTGAGAATTTGTTATTGCTTATGTTCCAAAGTAATCACAAGATTGTGTCTTTAAAAATACCAAGATTAAACATAAGTCCATGTTTTCAAAGCAatgctattttctttttaattttgaattggTGTCAATATAAAACATGTGTTGTTATTCagtctttattttaattgtctaactttgaattttttacttgtattttcttaccattattttcttttttttttttttgttttaatcttcCTTTTTCTATGAAATGTACCAGAATGTCTAAATATGTTGTTAGCTTTGTAAGGCTTTGTTGCTttcaacaaatgtttgtatttttttttatattttcttttttgtttaaaacttgtattaaatattaattatatatagactctctctctatatattatatatattaagcCTGTTGTGGTTTATGCCAATAagattttaaacaataattagataaatcACAAACtccacaaataaaaacattttctagaaaactaatacacatttttaagtcattgattaacatgcacgactagataaataataatagacttAATTGCTAAGACTGACCCATAAATCATAAATGAAATTACatgatgaataaaaaaataaatgattgatATTTAATAATTGAAATGGTAATTTCCTACGCCTACGCTAGTACTAGCCTACGCCTACACtccattaaaattattattataatataaattagatctatatctagtattATCTAGATAGATCTGTTCTTTATCTTACATAGACATTTTTGTCGACATTCTCTTCTTCATTAACGTTTCGATCTACATTGACGTTATTTTTTCGTATATTCTTGGGCTTGgcacgtttttttgttttaacagttTTATCTTGAGAATTTGAATTATCAGAACCACCACCAGAATGAATTTTACGAAGTTTCTTTTCCATCTTTTTGGCcttccattttctttttcccattttaatatagatctagtctagatctttaaaaatatatcaaaaagATATCTACAGGTGACTTTTTCACACCACTGACATAGTAtgaatgatatagatctagatctagattctaggtctatgGTTCACACGTTGTTTACAccggaaaaaaaacaataagaacCGGAACCATGGAATTATACTTTCTATTGACAAaagagttttaatttttatttcgcATAATTGTACTGTAGATTtccaatgaaaataataataataataatctttattgtccgtatggaaattagtcttacaatttgtgcattacaccaaacaaaaacattataactataagaaaccaaagtgtacacaCATTctcaccagactcactcataatttacatatgacaaagtttataccagattgttcttatttaatgatttgattgccaggggaacaaaagagtgtttgtgtctgtttgtctttgctatcggtgtcttgtatctcttttgtgatggtaaaatcacaaaatcctgacacaaagggtgattctttatttcgaggatcttgttagcttttttatagatgtttgaaCAACTGCCCAAAcgaggtttgttttttgccaatgattttaccagcagcatttaggattctgtaaagtttatttttatttttagtgctcagattgccataccaggcagtaatattgaaacttaaaatattgcagatatgagcttgataaaacatagccaaggccttttcgctaacattaaacgaggacagttttcttagtaatcgtaatctttgctgcccttttttgctgatataatcagtatttgcagtaaaatttagtttattgtctaggatagtaccaagatatttaaaggtttgcacaatttcaatagtctctccagctacagaaacaatatcattttccttcttttccctacgaaaatcaatttaactttaaaaaaaaaaataaagtaaataagaacaattacacATAGGCTACAACTTAATTtaagcttatttttttaaatgtcataaattatacattttaataatattatatttgtatctCTTTTCACTCTTCATCTTCACTCTTCATTCTTCATTCTTCATCTTCATTCTTCATCTTCACTCTTCATCTTCACTCTTCATCTTCACTCTTCATCTTCACTCTTCATCTTCATTCTTCACTCTTCATTCTTCACCTCTGACTAGTCCTTTGGATCGTTGGGTGGCTGCTGGACGTGTGGTAGTCTATGGGATCTGGACTGTctcaatggtcctgggtttgaaccctgccagACACCATTCCCTGCCGGAGGTACGGGCTAGGatttaataatcttcaaatctgaaagaacatccagtgcatgtaaaacaaacagagATGCTGGTCACACTTGATCTGTTGAGTCTATCTCCTttcctctgtttttttttgccagtaTGAGAGTTTATTTCATTGACATGGCCGTCCATTCTCGTTATCTTACAACCTCTTCTTTTGTCTATCTCATCTCTTTTCCCGGGCACTGTTTCCTTTAGAAAGGTCTTGTGTATCTCATCTCTTTTCCTGGGCACTGTTTCCTTTAGAAAGGTCTTGTGTATCTCATCTCTTTTCCCGGGCACTGTTTCCTTTAGAAAGGTCTTGTGTATCTCATCTCTTTCCGCTAAAATTTTGTTCACCCATAGAATTGGCTCAAGAGTTAAAAACAGAaccagatgaaaaaaaatttccagCTGCCACAATAAATTTCGGAATTGCGTTATATACATTTCagttatttgttgatttagacaGAGATAATaggaatatattttaataaattgcgttttattttctatttcatttggggtcaATAAATTCATTTCGGCGAGGGCCTCCAATTACGTAAGGCCGGCCTTGCTGTCAAACTAAGTAAATGCGTGCCAATAGTTTATATGCCTACCTAGTGTTTGTAACTTAGGGGAGAGAACTCAAACGAGGAGTAGGTGATGGATTGagaaataagaagaaaataatgtttataatgaAAATTGTGGATAATAGGACACAacataaaaagtatattttgttggtacagaaatttatttttttatatcaactcacactgtcagtctatctgtctggttcaatataaagaaaaagggGAATTATATAAAGCCTTCAAATTTGAGAGAAAAGGTATACTCTGGCAGCTGGCTTACCCTCGCTTTGTTTTTAAGTCCTCTTGTTTTATGTCGTACTGTTCACATTTGATCCACTCGGTACAATGACTGTTGTATTGATTAGCGCAATTAATACTTTCAGCTACCCGGTCACGTGATCCGGTAATTGAAGTATAGGGGAATGCCATAaaggcatgtgtgtgtgtgtgtgtgtgcgtctgTGTGTGCAAGTGTCAGGTTGACGAAGGTAGGGAAGGGGTGGGGAAACACGTTTCTAATCAACCAACCACTACAGaacaagaggaaaaaaaacaacacagaaatCTCTCTGTTTGTTTGTGCAAAGACTTATGGGATTTCAAAGACACTTAGAACTAGAGTGTTCCTTAATAGAACTATAAGAACAGTGTACTTTCAGTGTAGATCTACGCCGTGTGTGTAGTGAACAGAAGGGACTACACAACTATTAGCGAACATCGTACATAGCTGTGTACATCAGAGCAATGCATGAATATCGTAAAGATTCTTGTACATTATGTGTAATTGTCAATACTTTTCAACGCGTGACAGTTTGAAATCATAGTTAGTATTACTATCTCATGTTTACAGGTACACGcgttaacatttttagtgttttGAACTGAGACTTCTAGCATCGACTTTCAGTGTTTTCTCTCTCGAGTTGTGGTTGAGGGCCACACTATATAAAGCCAGAGAAGTGAAAGTCATTTGATATTATCGTAAATAAACTATTATCTTCTGGATATGTCAAAGaagttatagttgttttttgtttagaggaAGGTCTGTGTCTACAATAAGAAGATAAAGTAAGATAGAGAAATAAGatataaaaagaagaagaaagatacGATTAAACAAAGGTAAGATAATGTTAGATAAGATACATAAAATAGGTAATATAACATAAGAGATAAGGTAATATTAGATATTACAAGATAGATGAGATAAGATATATAAAATACGGTATATAATATAAGAAGTAAGAAGGATAAAATAGTTAAGACAAGATAGATAAGACAAaacaagataagacaagatacaAATAGATAAGATAACATAGATACgttagataagataatataataaaagaTAGATACGATAACATAGATAAGACAGTTAAGACAAGATTTAAGATAGGATAAtgtaagatagataagatataatttataattataagatATATAAGACAAGTTAGATAAAAATAGACAAGATAAAATAGATATGATAGGCAAGATAACATAGATAATATGAGTGTAACCGAACTGAATTTGATGTTTACGTTTTTGTAGTTGACTAATGAACTAAAAtaaacatctgtattttataacataaggATATTATTGTATACTAACTTACAAATATTTGAACATAgtgctataacttagcaattaacctcaacgaaagtaatataaaacagaacgtttaataatcaattataaactacaTCTAGAGCCAAACCCAGTCACATctcaggccttcttgtttacatctctaatcatcggccatcttccttcctctgttctctatcgtgtcctctggtacacaatgtcgcgccaaatgacagtgcgcaacgtagagtcataacaatagtCTTACGAAGAGCTGAACACTAACTTTCAAACCTTCTAAGCTTAATTGGTCTTTCGTGTTAGTGTAGGTATAAAATCAACTTAACTTTGCTTCTGCTAAACTTGCATAGGAAATATCTTCAAGAAAAAACCACAAGGATCAAAAGTTGAAATCAGAAGGCTCAAAATTTTCGGTAGATTTGAAAGCCTCCTTTTTGATATCTGTTAGACTGAGTGGTTATTAATCTATGGAGGAGCAAAGGTTGGTTTTAGAAGTCTCAAACATTgttattgaaaaatattttctaaagtcTATTAGGTCAGAAAAGATACCAACTACAGAGCTAGACTGGCCTAAGAGTGGAACTCTCCAGGGCACAAGACGtggaggaagaccaaaaagaacgcGGCGACGCCGTGTACTAGACGAAGCCAAGAAGACAGGAAACAGCTGggaaaaaactagcaagagactgtggagactggcgtgtttttactgaggccctatgttccttgaggaacgcaaaggaaagatgatgaggATTAGGCCATAGTTATAGTAGCCTATATTCAGCACATATACTTTTCTTTCACGCTATTCATTCGAGTGATACCCAATTGAACCTATATAAGACGTTATCTAAGGAGCATCATTCTAACAAAACTcccattaatattattatattatttctttttaagtctttttttttatagcatccACAACATTTTTCTAGCATCTACAGCATTTTTCTAGCATCTATAGCATTTTTCTAGGAACTACAGCATTTTTCTAGGAACTACAGCATTTTTCTAGCATCTACGGACATTTTTCTAGCAACTACAGCATTTTTCTAGTATCTACAGCATTTTTCTAGCATCTACAGCATTTTTCTAGTATCTACAGCATTTTTCTAGCATCTACAGCATTTTTCTAGTATCTACAGCATTTTTCTAGCATCTACAGCATTTTTCTAGCAACTACAGCATTTTTCTAGCAACTACAGCATTTTTCTAGCAACTAcggtgttttgttttgtttttctacgtGATTTTCTTACATCTAAGGTATATCTCAAACTATGTCTTTATCCTCATTTAGAACACGACCATGTCCTCACAGAAGGCCCCCATCAACAAATCCACCATTTACGACACGTTTTTGTCCAAAAAGAAATACGAAGACCCCCTGAAGAAACAGCCAGTAAGTTTTAAAGGCAACATTGTCGAGGGCATGAAGAAAAACCCGGTAGCCGAAGAGAACAATGACATGAAATACAAGGAGCCATATAAAGGTTCCATATACGGCATGATGAAGGTGTACCCAACAATCAAAAGAAACCTAcaggagaaagaagaaaaaaagccgAAACAGGTAAATGAAATAtatctttataaatattatttttttttgggtgggggcgAGGTGTAGGATATGGTGATGTTCAGATCTATGGTACGTTATATTGTTTCGAATGTTGGATCTACTCTTAGTGACTAGCACTGTCCAATCTGTGTTACTCGGATCTAGACCGATCCTTATAGAAGGCATCATCACTGatctgcgacgtcgcaacctgtgagaagtttaga includes the following:
- the LOC106073480 gene encoding ATP-dependent RNA helicase DDX54-like isoform X4; protein product: MASAKKLAAIKNKKKSGGFQSMGLSHHVLKGVLRRGYKVPTPIQRKTIPVILEGKDVVAMARTGSGKTAAFLVPMFERLKTHSTSGIRAMILSPTRELALQTLKFAKEIGKFTGLKAAVILGGDRMDDQFAALHDHPDILIATPGRLLHVLVEMGMKLKAVEYIVFDEADRLFEMGFQDQLQEIIHRLPDSRQTLLFSATLPKSLVEFARAGLTDPTLIRLDVDTKLSENLQLSFFSCRDSDKCALLLYLLKHIIKPNEQTVVFAATKHHVEFLHLLLTLCGLSVTYIYSSLDPAARKINAAKFSLGKCKVLIVTDLAARGIDVPLLDNVINFHFPAKPKLFVHRVGRVARAGRSGIAYSLIAADEMAHFIDLHVFLGRPVKLVPLTQNTPVDEDGWFGEVPQSLLDDQDTEVCHVVKESVELSGLVKVCSNAYKKYSKSRPNSANESVKRVKELVENAVKVGIHPMFSKLDVDEKGARLDMLNALKNYRPKTTIFEINSTTKKAGLAVMKAKRELHEQIIINNEAKRKEKEESLQASLGLSNVGASKRKISDEADQKEIESVFDHVVSSCSKQTKVEPPAKKKMKLGVEEVKDKENYIQYRPSDYATEKGLNVGNSFEKQATSAVLDFTNEDENKTVKKKRYWDRKKKKFVTDSGDQQKKRIKTESGNWISASYKSNAYNEWKRATKFADLDDDDDNDGESEKKSSFKGQGGKFSVVGMKRRHWHTKGSEDQASSRQNKMKYKKGKMGELKSADQILKNRRRKAKIQNFQKYRENVRAKKQGKPPKGKQSKGKGR
- the LOC106073480 gene encoding ATP-dependent RNA helicase DDX54-like isoform X2, whose product is MGKRKWKAKKMEKKLRKIHSGGGSDNSNSQDKTVKTKKRAKPKNIRKNNVNVDRNVNEEENVDKNVYNEEQDQSEDSEGEMASAKKLAAIKNKKKSGGFQSMGLSHHVLKGVLRRGYKVPTPIQRKTIPVILEGKDVVAMARTGSGKTAAFLVPMFERLKTHSTSGIRAMILSPTRELALQTLKFAKEIGKFTGLKAAVILGGDRMDDQFAALHDHPDILIATPGRLLHVLVEMGMKLKAVEYIVFDEADRLFEMGFQDQLQEIIHRLPDSRQTLLFSATLPKSLVEFARAGLTDPTLIRLDVDTKLSENLQLSFFSCRDSDKCALLLYLLKHIIKPNEQTVVFAATKHHVEFLHLLLTLCGLSVTYIYSSLDPAARKINAAKFSLGKCKVLIVTDLAARGIDVPLLDNVINFHFPAKPKLFVHRVGRVARAGRSGIAYSLIAADEMAHFIDLHVFLGRPVKLVPLTQNTPDEDGWFGEVPQSLLDDQDTEVCHVVKESVELSGLVKVCSNAYKKYSKSRPNSANESVKRVKELVENAVKVGIHPMFSKLDVDEKGARLDMLNALKNYRPKTTIFEINSTTKKAGLAVMKAKRELHEQIIINNEAKRKEKEESLQASLGLSNVGASKRKISDEADQKEIESVFDHVVSSCSKQTKVEPPAKKKMKLGVEEVKDKENYIQYRPSDYATEKGLNVGNSFEKQATSAVLDFTNEDENKTVKKKRYWDRKKKKFVTDSGDQQKKRIKTESGNWISASYKSNAYNEWKRATKFADLDDDDDNDGESEKKSSFKGQGGKFSVVGMKRRHWHTKGSEDQASSRQNKMKYKKGKMGELKSADQILKNRRRKAKIQNFQKYRENVRAKKQGKPPKGKQSKGKGR
- the LOC106073480 gene encoding ATP-dependent RNA helicase DDX54-like isoform X1; its protein translation is MGKRKWKAKKMEKKLRKIHSGGGSDNSNSQDKTVKTKKRAKPKNIRKNNVNVDRNVNEEENVDKNVYNEEQDQSEDSEGEMASAKKLAAIKNKKKSGGFQSMGLSHHVLKGVLRRGYKVPTPIQRKTIPVILEGKDVVAMARTGSGKTAAFLVPMFERLKTHSTSGIRAMILSPTRELALQTLKFAKEIGKFTGLKAAVILGGDRMDDQFAALHDHPDILIATPGRLLHVLVEMGMKLKAVEYIVFDEADRLFEMGFQDQLQEIIHRLPDSRQTLLFSATLPKSLVEFARAGLTDPTLIRLDVDTKLSENLQLSFFSCRDSDKCALLLYLLKHIIKPNEQTVVFAATKHHVEFLHLLLTLCGLSVTYIYSSLDPAARKINAAKFSLGKCKVLIVTDLAARGIDVPLLDNVINFHFPAKPKLFVHRVGRVARAGRSGIAYSLIAADEMAHFIDLHVFLGRPVKLVPLTQNTPVDEDGWFGEVPQSLLDDQDTEVCHVVKESVELSGLVKVCSNAYKKYSKSRPNSANESVKRVKELVENAVKVGIHPMFSKLDVDEKGARLDMLNALKNYRPKTTIFEINSTTKKAGLAVMKAKRELHEQIIINNEAKRKEKEESLQASLGLSNVGASKRKISDEADQKEIESVFDHVVSSCSKQTKVEPPAKKKMKLGVEEVKDKENYIQYRPSDYATEKGLNVGNSFEKQATSAVLDFTNEDENKTVKKKRYWDRKKKKFVTDSGDQQKKRIKTESGNWISASYKSNAYNEWKRATKFADLDDDDDNDGESEKKSSFKGQGGKFSVVGMKRRHWHTKGSEDQASSRQNKMKYKKGKMGELKSADQILKNRRRKAKIQNFQKYRENVRAKKQGKPPKGKQSKGKGR